In Gigantopelta aegis isolate Gae_Host chromosome 6, Gae_host_genome, whole genome shotgun sequence, the following are encoded in one genomic region:
- the LOC121374404 gene encoding mucin-3A-like, producing MHQTPTFDDGLLTALLRYGPMQQAPTFDDGLLTALLRYGPMHQTPTFDDGLLTALLRYGPMQQAPTFHDGLLTAVLRYGPMQQAPTFDDGLLTALLRYGPMYQTPTFHDGLLTALLRYGPMHQAPTFHDGLLTAVLRYGPMHQAPTFHDALLRYGPMHQTPTFHDGLLTALLRYGPMHQTPTFHDGLLTALLRYGPMHQTPTFHDGLLTALLRYGPMHQTPTFHDGLLTALLRYGPMHQTPTFHDGLLTALLRYGPMHQTPTFHDDLLTALLRYGPMHQAPTFHDGLLTAVLRYGPMHQTPTFHDDLLTALLRYGPMHQAPTFHDGLLTAVLRYGPMHQAPTFHDGLLTAVLRYGPMHQAPTFHDGLLTALLRYEPMHQAPTFHGGLLTALLRY from the exons ATGCATCAGACACCAACCTTTGACGATGGTTTGCTGACAGCCCTACTGAGGTATGGACCCATGCAGCAGGCACCAACCTTTGACGATGGTTTGCTGACAGCCTTACTGAGGTATGGACCCATGCATCAGACACCAACCTTTGACGATGGTTTGCTGACAGCCTTACTGAGGTATGGACCCATGCAGCAGGCACCAACCTTTCACGATGGTTTACTGACAGCCGTACTGAGGTATGGACCCATGCAGCAGGCACCAACCTTTGACGATGGTTTGCTGACAGCCTTACTGAGGTATGGACCCATGTATCAGACACCAACCTTTCACGATGGTTTGCTGACAGCCTTACTGAGGTATGGACCCATGCATCAGGCACCAACCTTTCACGATGGTTTGCTGACAGCCGTACTGAGGTATGGACCCATGCATCAGGCACCAACCTTTCACGATG CCTTACTGAGGTATGGACCCATGCATCAGACACCAACCTTTCACGATGGTTTGCTGACAGCCTTACTGAGGTATGGACCCATGCATCAGACACCAACCTTTCACGATGGTTTGCTGACAGCCTTACTGAGGTATGGACCCATGCATCAGACACCAACCTTTCACGATGGTTTGCTGACAGCCTTACTGAGGTATGGACCCATGCATCAGACACCAACCTTTCACGATGGTTTGCTGACAGCCTTACTGAGGTATGGACCCATGCATCAGACACCAACCTTTCACGATGGTTTGCTGACAGCCTTACTGAGGTATGGACCCATGCATCAGACACCAACCTTTCACGATGATTTGCTGACAGCCTTACTGAGGTATGGACCCATGCATCAGGCACCAACCTTTCACGATGGTTTACTGACAGCCGTACTGAGGTATGGACCCATGCATCAGACACCAACCTTTCACGATGATTTGCTGACAGCCTTACTGAGGTATGGACCCATGCATCAGGCACCAACCTTTCACGATGGTTTACTGACAGCCGTACTGAGGTATGGACCCATGCATCAGGCACCAACCTTTCACGATGGTTTACTGACAGCCGTACTGAGGTATGGACCCATGCATCAGGCACCAACCTTTCACGATGGTTTGCTGACAGCCCTACTGAGGTATGAACCCATGCATCAAGCACCAACCTTTCACGGTGGTTTGCTGACAGCCCTACTGAGGTATTGA